The Ignavibacteria bacterium genome includes the window AGGTATTCATCTCCCATCGGCTTTAAGGCATCCTTAATTACCTTCTGTCCCTCCTCAATTGTAAAAGGCATTTTAACTTCCTTTACGATCGGGGTATAGAGGTCGTAGTAGTGCAGCGTATCTACTCCGAGCATTCTTTTTTTGAGGTCGAGGAACCTATAGAGTGTCGGGAGGTTTTTATGAATCTGGCTAATGAGGTTTTCATAAACTGAAACCGGAATATTGGGGCCGCTAAGTCCGTATTCGAGAGTGCTGGCGTAATTTCTGTTTTTGGAATAGACCAGATCATTTTTCACCTTACCGGCCAGGTTAGCGCCTATTGTATTCTGGAATTTTGAATATCCTGTAAAGAAAGTGCTGAAGACCTTCTCCCTGTCGCTTCTGTTTTCCACGGTACGGTACTTTGTAAAAGCCGGAGCCGAGAGTTCGACTGATTCATTGTTAGACAAAGTAACCTTCGGGTTAGGCATTTCGGCATTATTGAAAATGTTATAGACCAGGCTTGGTGTCTCCCCCGGGAGGTTAAAGCTGGCAAGAATTTTTTCTTCAGCTTCAGAGAGAGTATGGCTTTTCAGGCGTTCAATGTTATCTACAAACATGCGGTAGTCTGAAAGCCTTTTTTCCTCAGTAAAGAAGTTCTTAAGCCTTCCGGAATCTATTTTTAATATTTCCGGGCTGATGAAGGAGGTCTTTTCCGAGAACTGGGTTCCGAGAGCAGAGGCTTCCTGGCTCAAGGCCTGGTTAGAAGCAATTTTGAGGTTTTCGTCGCTAAGGCGTGAGGCATACTCGGCGAACTTATAATATTTTTTCAGGACGTCGAAGTACAGAGACAAAGCCTTATAGAAAGTCTGAGCGTTTTCGCCCAGGCGTCCCTTGTACGAAGCGACTTCGTCAATACCCTTTATAATCTGCGGCTTATCCTGCTTCCACTGGTCCACTGAGCCATAGAGGTCGGACAGGTTCCACTGGTATTTAGGCGGGACATCCTTTCTTTCGATATTCTGTGAGAATGTTTCCATAGTTATCATAAAAATTAGTGTTAGAATAGTGATAAATTTCATTTTATATCCTATTAATTATTTAATTGAATACTAACGTGTAATGCAAAAGTAAACCTTAGAATAATTTAATATACGTCCAATATGAAAGGCAAGCGGGTCTGGACGCCCTCCATATTTTTTACGTTTTCCAGTTCATTATAGAACCTGAAGCCGCTGCCGAGTTTTTCTTTTATAATAGTTTCTTCAGTCCCGGTTGAAAAGTCTTCAACGATTGATCTGAAAAATCCCTTTTGTCTGGGGAACTCGGTAACATAATAGTTTTTAATTTTAGCCTTTGATGCTGCAATTTTAATGGCATCATCAAGTCCGCCGATAACATCCACAAGTCCCAGCTCTTTAGCCTGGAGGCCCGTCCAGACGTGTCCCTGAGCTATATCGTTTATCTGGGCGAAAGTTTTCTTTCTTCCTTTGGCGACTTTATTGACGAAGGTTTCATAGACCCTGTCAATTTCTCTTTGAATAATTGCTTTCTCCTCTTTGTTAAATGGTCTGCTCGTAGAGCCCAGGTCGGAGAACTTCCCTGTTTTAACCCTGTCTGAAGTAACGCCAAGTTTATTTTTGAGGAAGCCTTCAAAGTTAGGTATAATGCCGAACACGCCGATTGAGCCAGTAATGGTAGTAGGTTCGGCGACTATTGTATCGGCGGCGCAAGAGATATAGTAGCCTCCGGAGGCGGCATAGTTTCCCATAGAAATAATAAATGT containing:
- the pepF gene encoding oligoendopeptidase F, which codes for MKFITILTLIFMITMETFSQNIERKDVPPKYQWNLSDLYGSVDQWKQDKPQIIKGIDEVASYKGRLGENAQTFYKALSLYFDVLKKYYKFAEYASRLSDENLKIASNQALSQEASALGTQFSEKTSFISPEILKIDSGRLKNFFTEEKRLSDYRMFVDNIERLKSHTLSEAEEKILASFNLPGETPSLVYNIFNNAEMPNPKVTLSNNESVELSAPAFTKYRTVENRSDREKVFSTFFTGYSKFQNTIGANLAGKVKNDLVYSKNRNYASTLEYGLSGPNIPVSVYENLISQIHKNLPTLYRFLDLKKRMLGVDTLHYYDLYTPIVKEVKMPFTIEEGQKVIKDALKPMGDEYLQTLQKAFDNRWIDYMPTVGKMSGAYSSGAAYDIHPYILTNWTGDYESVSTLAHELGHTMHSYFSNKNQPFATSDYATFVAEIASTFNENLLNNYMVSHAKTKEEKLYLLGSYLELLRTTIFRQTQFAEFEWEIHKAVENGQSLTGEVMSDIYYKLVKQYYGNDQGKCIVDPYIAYEWAYIPHFINYTYYVFQYSTSLIYSTAIAQKVITEGKPAVDKYYNILKGGSSDYPIELIKKAGIDPLSSQPFELAMKRMNDVMDQIETILNQK